A region of the Arthrobacter sp. FW306-07-I genome:
CAGCGGATGACCCCGCGCCGCCCCCGCAGCATCTGGTCCGCACGGAACGTGGGGCACGTCGCCCGGCTGGAAGAGGCCGGCAAGATGACCGACGCCGGCCGGGCGGCAGTGGAGGCGGCCAAGGCGGACGGCCGCTGGGAAGCGGCCTACGGCGGGCAGGCCGATGTGCAGGTTCCCGAGGACCTGGCCGCCGCCATCGCTGCAAACCCGGCCGCCCAGGCGATGTTCGATGTGCTCACCAAAACCAACCTGTTCTCCCTGGTGTACCGGACCAACTCGGCGAAGCAGGCCGCAACGCGGGAGCGCAGGATCACCGGTTTCGTTGAGATGCTGGCCCGCGGTGAGACGCCCTATCCGCAGAAGAGGCGGCCCGCCGGGCTGGACTAGGGGAGGCCTGCGGCGGTTACGGCCGCGGCAGCCTCCAGCGCCATCCATGCCTGCAGTTGGGTGGCGAGCTCGACGGCGGCCCCCGGCGGATACGTCGCGGCCGCCGGTTGGGCCGCATGCACCGAGAAAATGCTCCTGCCCTGCAGCCGCGCATTGGCCTCGCTGGGGCCAACAGGGCGGCGGCCGGACCAGAACGCCTCAGCAGTGTCCGTCACCAACCGGGCGGCCGTGGCACGGGTGGCCTGGGGAAGCCGGGTATCCGCTGCGGCAAGGGCCAGGTAACGGCAGAGGATCCCGGTGAAGAGGCCGCCGTCGCCGGTTCCCTCGCAGCGGAGCACCGAGCGCTGGGCTGAACTGCCGTCCGGGCCGGCAGGAACCGTCAGCAGCCGCTCCACCGCGTCCACCAGGACGGCCGCCCTGGCCAGGTTCGCTTCGCCGCCCAGCTCCAGGAGCGCGCCCAGCACCGGGCCCTGGTTGTAGGTGTACACCGCCCGTTCCACCACCACGTCGCCGGCCGGGTTGAGGCGGACGCCGTCCAGGTAGAGGCCCTGCCCGGCGTCGAACAGGGTTGCATCCAGCCAGTCCAGCAGCGCCTGTGCCTTGATCGGCTGGCCCGTGCGGGCATAGAACAGTGCCACCGGCGCCGTGGCGGGGGTGTTCTTGAAGTCCCGCTTCTTGCTCCAGAACGTGCCGCCGCCCAGGTCGTCGGTGCAGGCCGCGTCGAACTGCAGCGCCAGCGACGCGCGGACTTTGGCGTTGCGGCGGCGGCCGGGGCGCCGTGTCTCCTCGGCCAGCCGGTCCAGCCGCAGGGTGGCCAGGGCAAGCCAGGCCATGTCGTCGTAATAGCTGTTCACAAAGGTCAGGGCGTTGCGGAGCCTGATGCCCGTCACCAGCCGCGAGGCCAGGTGGCCTGCGCTGGGCCGGTCCGGGCCGTCGAACCGGGCCGCGGGGGTCGCTCCGCTACCCAGTTCCCTCCTGCCGGTGTCCACCAGGCAGTCCACGTAATGCGCCTGCCACCAGTAGTGCCACGGGAGCGCCATAGCGGCGGCAGGCCGGGCCCGCCGGAGCAACGCGGACCACCGGCTGCCCAAATGGGCGGCTTGATCCTGTTGTTCCTGCTGGGCCTGCCGGTCCGGGTGCCTGCCCTGCCACAGCACCGCACCCAGGTGGGTGCCGGGGAGGAACAGCAGCTTGTGGCCGAACAGGGCGGTGACGGAGCGGGCCGCATGGTTTGCCCTGTCTGGCCAGGCGGTCATGGAGGTGCTGCTGGACGTCATGCCGTCCACCCTAACCGTGCCGACGGGGAGGCCAAGGCAGCGGGGCCTGTGCGAAGGGTGCGGCCCCGGGCGATTTCAGTTAACATTCATTAACTGTTGCTCGAGGCCGCGCCGCGGCATGGGGACACGCATCAAGGAGGATGTATGGACATCAAAGGCAGCGTCGCACTGGTGACAGGCGGTGCGTCCGGGCTGGGAGCGGCCACCGCACGGAGATTGTTCGACGGCGGCGCCTCGGTGGTGCTCGTCGACCTGCCGTCCTCGAACGGGCAGGCAATGGCGGACGAACTCAACGGCCGCGCCGAAGCCGGCCAATCCGCCGTCTTCGCCCCGGCGGACGTGACCAGCGAGGCTGACGTGCGGGCCGCCGTCGGGACCGCCGCGGGGCTGGGCCCGCTCCGGATCGTGGTGAACTGCGCCGGGATCGCCACCCCCGGCAAGGTGCTGGGACGCGACGGCGTGGTGCCCCTGGACACATTCAGCCGCGTCATCCAGGTGAACCTGGTGGGCACGTTCAACGTCCTGCGGCTGGCCGCCGAAGCCATGGTGGCCACCGAGCCCGCCGCCACCCCGCTGGGCGGCCCCGAACGCGGTGTCATCATCAACACGGCCTCCGTGGCGGCTTTCGACGGGCAGATCGGCCAGCCCGCCTACTCCGCGTCCAAGGGTGCGGTGGCGGCGATGACCTTGCCCATCGCCCGGGAGCTGGCGCGATCGCTGGTCAGGGTGGTCACCATTGCTCCGGGCATCTTCGAGACACCCATGATGGCCGGGCTGCCGCAGGAAGCGCAGGATTCACTCGGCGCCCAGGTCCCGCACCCTTCCCGGCTGGGCAAGCCGGAGGAATACGCCAACCTGGTGGCGCACATCGTGGACAATGCCATGTTGAACGGCGAAACCATCCGCTTGGACGGTGCCATCAGGATGGGACCGAAATGAGCGCCCCGGACCTTTCGCTGTTGCCGGCCGCGGACTTCTTCGCGGTGGAATCGATGCTGGGCCAGGCCGAACGGAACAAGCTGGCCGAGCTGCGGGACTTCCTGGCGGCCGAGGTTGCCCCTTACGCCGGGGACTGGTGGAACAAGGCCGAGTTTCCGGCGCACATCCTGCCCAAGCTGGCCGCCCTGGAACTGAGCACGCCCGTGCACCGCGGCTACAGCCACCTCTTCGCCGGACTGGTCATCGCGGAGATAACCCGGGTGGACACATCCCTGGCCACCTTCTTCCTGGTCCATCACGACCTCTTTGTGGAATCCCTCCACACCTTCGGCACCGAGGACCAGAAGGAGCGGTTGCTCGCTGACGCGTCGGAGTTGCGCACCACCGGTGCCTT
Encoded here:
- a CDS encoding glycoside hydrolase family 76 protein; amino-acid sequence: MTSSSTSMTAWPDRANHAARSVTALFGHKLLFLPGTHLGAVLWQGRHPDRQAQQEQQDQAAHLGSRWSALLRRARPAAAMALPWHYWWQAHYVDCLVDTGRRELGSGATPAARFDGPDRPSAGHLASRLVTGIRLRNALTFVNSYYDDMAWLALATLRLDRLAEETRRPGRRRNAKVRASLALQFDAACTDDLGGGTFWSKKRDFKNTPATAPVALFYARTGQPIKAQALLDWLDATLFDAGQGLYLDGVRLNPAGDVVVERAVYTYNQGPVLGALLELGGEANLARAAVLVDAVERLLTVPAGPDGSSAQRSVLRCEGTGDGGLFTGILCRYLALAAADTRLPQATRATAARLVTDTAEAFWSGRRPVGPSEANARLQGRSIFSVHAAQPAAATYPPGAAVELATQLQAWMALEAAAAVTAAGLP
- a CDS encoding 3-hydroxyacyl-CoA dehydrogenase, translating into MDIKGSVALVTGGASGLGAATARRLFDGGASVVLVDLPSSNGQAMADELNGRAEAGQSAVFAPADVTSEADVRAAVGTAAGLGPLRIVVNCAGIATPGKVLGRDGVVPLDTFSRVIQVNLVGTFNVLRLAAEAMVATEPAATPLGGPERGVIINTASVAAFDGQIGQPAYSASKGAVAAMTLPIARELARSLVRVVTIAPGIFETPMMAGLPQEAQDSLGAQVPHPSRLGKPEEYANLVAHIVDNAMLNGETIRLDGAIRMGPK
- a CDS encoding YdeI/OmpD-associated family protein, coding for MADDLEELLVPDAAAWRAWLEENHSTSPGVWLVLHKKGGTVTGLDYAAALDEALCFGWIDGQGRRRDDESVFQRMTPRRPRSIWSARNVGHVARLEEAGKMTDAGRAAVEAAKADGRWEAAYGGQADVQVPEDLAAAIAANPAAQAMFDVLTKTNLFSLVYRTNSAKQAATRERRITGFVEMLARGETPYPQKRRPAGLD